Within the Girardinichthys multiradiatus isolate DD_20200921_A chromosome 12, DD_fGirMul_XY1, whole genome shotgun sequence genome, the region tgacaggtgtttcagtttcattgtccaacccctgtagatcattTCCAACATGGTTCAGATatgcaaaattacaaaatggaGAAGGTCCAAAATGAGCAACACCAAGCAAGATTTGCCTGAAGTCACTGGGTTTTAAATTTCTCATTGACTAATGCAGGCATTCTTTTACAATATCATCATAAACAATAAACTTCATTGTGATTCACTCAGCGGTCCATCTCAGCTACCAACATACCAGTGAATTATTGTATTTGTGAAGTTGCAGGTTTACGTGTTTAGTATCTAATAATGCATTTATGCATGCACAGTTTAGCTTCATGCAAGTGTTGTGCTTTATGGTGGTTCCctgtttaatttttaaagtAGGTGACTATGTACATGTCTGATCTAACTATAGGAAATGAGACAATATTTCATAGCCTTTAAATACCTCATCCACTTAAACTACAAgcacatttcctgttgtaaaCCAACGTACGTTGTACCATTTCTTGTTCAACTAATGTTTTGGCTTTAGGATCAGAATCTAAATCCTGAAAACACATATGTGCACACAAGGAAAAAATGCTTCCAACACTTATCCACTGGTGTTGTCTTTCACAGCCAAGACAGCAAGAAGAGCAACCTGATTCATTACCAGGGTTTGGCAGATACATGAAGCAATAAGCAAGCAATGCAACAACCAGAAATGGAGTCATTTGAGGCAAACAAGAAAACTGACAAATGTATGGAAAGTTTGTCTGAAAAGACTATTTGAATGTTCTTTATGTaagtgaaaatataaaaacccagttttcaacagacaaacacacacatataggtTTGCCTACCTGTAGCTCCAGGTTGCGAGAACTGGACACCCAGTAGTTAAAGCCCAAAACCAAAATACAGGCAATTAGGGCGGCCACCATCAAAGGAGGGGCTCTTCCCCCACGGCGACCATTCCCCAGTCCACCCATGGCTGTCTACAAAGCGGATACACAAATTAATCACGGTCTTcagaattacattttaatttatatgcATGCCTCGAGTCAGCAAAAGAAAGACCTGAACACATAACCTTCCAGATACGAGAACATGTTTACAATGAGATATTAGAGATACTGAACTCACCAGAGAACAAGGGAGATGCCGCATTAAAGATTAAACGTTTAGAAGAACTTTTGTTCAGCTATGCTTGATTAAATAAAACCTTAATGGTGcctggcaagaaaaaaacaaaacttttctacattacagccacaaacttcaatgtattgaGATTTTATACGACAGATCAGCACCAAGtaatgcataactgtaaagtAGGAGGCATGTTTTAATACTGTgagaatgaaaatctgaaaagtgtggcgtggaTACTGGGAACATTTTTAggtcttgtcacagattttctatgTGATTTAGGTCTGTACTTCAGGACCTAGGGTcatgtgcagtgttggttttgTGCCATGAATAACATTTTCCATGTAGGTCAAAAAGGTCAGTTTAGGTATTTTCTGACCAGTGCACGTTTTCCATATATTTCCTGTGTTCCCTAAacggcttgtagcaaactgtaAATAAGCTCTCTAATAGCTTTTTTCCATCACTAGCCTTCCTTTTGCCACTTTCCATAAGGTCAGATCTGTGGAGTACACAACACATCGTTGTTTTGCCAACAGATTCTCCTACTGAGCTTTGGATGTCCAGAGCTCCTCCGGTGTTGCACCATGAGTCTTTGGGCTCGTTCTTCAAATCATACTATCAAATCAGGCTGCCAAGACCATGTCTCGATGAGTAAGAGAAGTGCATTTTCAGATAAAGAACTGAACAGTGctctatgagatgttcaaagcttgggatattgtgtTATAATTTAGTTCTGATtaaaaacttctccacaactctgTCCCTTACCAGTCTGCTGTATTTCTTATAATGCTGTTTGATTtcttatgttctctaacaaacatctgaggcattcacagaacaactgcatTTATACTCAGAGTAAATTAGacacagttggttgcactggatttcatttggGGGCATCAGAATGCATTCATAAGGACACCAAacctttctgatttttatttggccTATATATCCTTTTTCCTTCTACATCGCAATAATGTGCTAGTTTAGGATGACCTATCCATTAAACCCCCAAACATTAAAGTTAGGCATttgtaatataacaaaatgaaaaaaaaatgtaaagaggtatgaatacttttgcaaggccatGGAAAATCTAACTCTCCTTTAGCTCCTTTTTTAATGCAAATTATATGGCAAAGgtggaagaaaagaaagaagtcCATAGCAGAACAGTGAACGATGTTACACTATGGTGATTTCACCTAAAACGTCAACTGTTGGTAAAATCACATAAGCTTCATGCTTCTCAAAAAACAGAGATTCGCCTGGAGAGACAATGATAATCTGTACAAACATGAAAAtgacagaaacacaaaatgcgCCTCCCTGTCACACATCAGCCTTCCGCATCAAAGCTAGTTTAAAATGTGCGTTTGGGTTTGTGGTGAACAGAGATGGTCATATTTTCTAACGGTAATGACGATCAGCATtgcacaaacattaaaaaatggtTCCGTTGTACCATCGATCAGGATCGAGAAGTGCACCAATGCAGCCAGAGGTAATGTTATGTAGATGATGTCATGAAATCTTAACTATATGAACTATTAAAATGAAAGGCAGAGCAACATGACCTGACAATTTACTTACAAGAGCCACCAGCACAGCTTTAGTATATCAGAAGCTAAAGCTAACACTGTTAGCAACAAAATTGTTCCCCGTTAACATTGAGATAGCTCAAAAACCATTAACTTACCAGATGTGAACgataaagacaaataaaaaaatgtctagTTTATGATGTGATAATCTTTAATATATTCAAAACGCAGACCGCTTCTTCAGAGAATGTTCAAAGCTACAACACTCGGTAGCTCGCTGACATTACTGTCATACAAACAGCCGAGCCTGAGAAAAGCAGTCTGTGTGGCGCAGAGGAACACTGTCCGGTGATGCCTCTAAGGGCCCTACTACATTCGCCTTATTTACGTAGCAAAAAAGACACATAACTATAATAAAAATGTACGCATCGAAATAACTAAACGGCATTTTTGttgcaagaaaaaaacactgttttgGTGTGCTGTCAGTTTGcgcttttttaaattatagcTTAATTAAACGTCCGATTTATAAACAGAACGTTAGGAAAAAACGTTTTCTAGAACGAGCACGTGAACGCAGCACTGGCAAACCACTTTATTCTAAACTGTAGATCaagataatgtttttaaaattaatttcagttaatttagttaaaactaaatgttatctatctatctatctatctatctatctatctatctatctatctatctatctatctatctatctatctatctatctatctatctatctatctatctatctatctatctatctatctatctatctatctatctatctattatcACCTTGTGAATATCCCCAAAATTCTTCAATGAGTCTTCCTCATCATATACTCATTGGGTTGATTgagcacctttttctaccacacgcTTTCCCTCTCCTCAGCTTTCATTAATATGTTTGGATATTTCCCTGACTCAGAATAAGGCCAGATCTGTCTGAGAATAAATTTGGTTTCTCAGCATTTCAAGTGTTGAGGGAATCCTTACATTACCAAATCAACAGTTTACCATGATTGTGTAGACCAGAACATGGctaaacatttctgcattaaaaccGGCTTTTTCTTGGTCTGGAACTTCGTAATTTACTGAAAAAGAAACCCCAAAACATCTGGGTTATCATTAGCCGTTGAGCAAAATCAATCCCTGGAtataaaagagtaaaaatatACTTAGACCTTtacttcattttaatttttgacaTAACGTTTCAATGTTTTAGAAATTGATTGAGGCAcacctgtatatatgtatttcttGTGACATTTTCACAcccatgtttcattgtgtgtcGTTCTGTATACGTGTGGGGTTCTGCTGTACCCTTACTGTTCTGTTCCTGCATGCGTCTCTTCATTATTGTTATCATCATCAATAATTTTGCTATTATATGGAACTGTGCAGTGTGAAAATTCATTTTTGCCACAAAATGATCCTTTCATACATAAAAAGCCTTCATAGAAAAGTAGCACCACCTCATAGTTCAATTGATATCCCTAAATTGCACTTTATTCCCTTTTCAGGCACAACACTTGATCTTAGAAATTCAAATTTGACATTGTTTACATTCAAGACAaatgataaaattaaaacaaatattttttaaacaaaacacacaatctTAGAGAACCcaggtcagtcattttctaccacttcttccatagtgggtcgtggggaagctggtgcctatctccagcagtctatgggcgggaggcggggaacaccctggacagatcgccagtccatcgcagggcaacacacaaacaaccatgcacacactcattcacacgaGAACCCAGGTCATGTCATTTCATTTACAAATACAACAcatataaaatccaaaagaaaaaataaataaatttaccaAATCAAACAAGCTAAGGTTTAAATACTGATTTACGCGTTCTTTTTCAGGTGAAAGAAAGTATTCCTAATAAACTGTGTGAATGGTACAGGAATATGTGGGACTCTCAATTAAAATATTACctgtaaaacataaaagtaaagaaaaaaatcattacaaaaatagattttaataaaaagggCTGGTTGTACacaataaaatggtaaatgtttTGGATAAATAGACCCGTGTCTGTTAACAATCTCTCTTTAAACCAGTAAGAGAAACAAATTCTATAaacagtttcagttttatttataaactgtataaattagATACATGCAAAAAAttccttaaaaaaattaaaattctaAATAACTTTGATTTGTTAAGGGATCCTGATTTGGTTACACGTCATCAAAGACGCCCGTCACAGAAGGTGACAAAGACAGGTACCGTCCAGCCGTGGATCTATGGAGTttagcacaaacacacagaataaaaacactaatTGATATTTGGAGATTTTGCTCTtttggataaaaataaataaatattaaacaatttCTGTTCAGTGAAAACAATACCTTCTATTTGGCAAACTGTCATCACTGGGGTTATCCTGCAGTAAACGTGTCTGCTGCTCGTATTCATTTCCAGCCTCACCAGTGACTGCAATCATGGAGAAGGACAGATGCACATGAACAGAATACTGCCAGTTCAAAGAGATGAAGAGGGATATAagtaagtaaaataaacacagcTCAAATGCACTTTACAGTTTTAATAAAAGTCATACACAAATGCTTATGGTTGTCTATAGTTCCTGAATAGCAACATTCCTGGTTCCTGTACAAGGCAGCAAGTTTTTACATAGAGTATATCTAAGCAAACTCTTCAAAATTCACAGAAAATTTTGTTAAACGTTTACAGTCAAATTCAAAAAATCATAATGTGCGTTCCAATGAGGCACgtctgtcagattaaaagtaccacTTGACaataataacctttaagcaggtattaaacatacttctcattaagcccacatttccgtattaaaaatgtttaattaaattaGTCTGGCGTAACATTCTAATctttaatgttgtgttttcaatagctgtaagtggaaaatgatcatcattaacagaaataatggcttgaaaacatcaatctgtgtgtaatcaatctatataatgtttttcacttagtgaattgagagACAATTTTCTAAATTATTGAATATTATTGTAATATACTGTATAGCCTGTTTTGATAACCACAAGAAGTACTAAAATACTCTTGATAGTTGCGGTTGAGTTTTTTCTCTACCACTTATCCTGGTCTGTGTTTCAGGGCTGTCATCGTTATCGTTCAGCTCGGTATAACCGGCTCTGCCTTGCCCCGAGGTTGCCTGGACTCCATATCGTTTCCTCCAGGCCTAAAGCAGAAgccaaaacagaaatataaacacCTGACAATGTCTCAAAATAACAAATACTATAGGTGAGCAAACatagtgggggaaaaaaaaaaaatcagatgatgtattggaaagtaaaaaaaactaaaaagaattTGTACCAATCTACGATTTTGTCCATCCTCCGCTTTTTGCCTCATTCTTCTTTCTAGAAATGAACAATGTTGAACAGAGTTAAACTCAAAGGcaatattttcttcttcttaaaataaaaatttacatATTGTATGTAAGAAGATAGTTCTTATGCAGTTTCTTTTCCAGCCTCTTTCAGACTCAGATTTCTAGACATTCCTACCACTTTTTTGTAGATCCTGAACCTTTCAAAGCAAAACACCGACTTTAAAACTGCTGCTACAGTAGTTGGGTTTTATGGTATGTTCGTTCCGTAagtcataaaaacaaatcagcGCTGAAGTTGGCTTCTGATTCGGCAGTGatttaaagggctatttcacagCTGCTTGGCAATCTGGAATAAAAATCGACTGGAACTATTTTAATATCTACTCCATTTAGACTAATGATATGTTATTAAAATTAGTGAACTTTGAAATGAAATTATTGTTGATATTGGCAATATTGACATGActtgcaataaataaacaaataattaaaaagtgttAATGTCTTCCTTCTTTGGGTTGATAGCAAACATGGACCCCAGATGGTGAGCAGTCGATCCAGCTACAAAAAACTAACTAAATTCATTATTTCCATCCAGACGTTTTATCGAAGAGTTGCTTTTAGGTAACGTCTGCTTAGTTGTATTTTCCTAATGACTTGACCCTTCACTACTTTAATAGTTCTTCCccttgtaaaaaatgtttatgcATCACAAAATATATTACTGGCATACGGAGCCTGAAAGaatggtaattaaataataagcAAACATTTATTGCAGTCCAAGCAGTACCTTTAAGATATGGATTTTGCATACAGTGATATTGGAAGCATACCAACAACTCAGGATTATTATGCACCAAATATAATCCAATCCATAAATGTCCCAGCAAGTGAATgaaccaacaaaaacaaaattacctCTCCTAATTAGCTCCCTGCCTTCATCTACCAGGTCAGAGGTCCAGTCATTGTCAGTAATGTACTGATAGAAGCCCAGAAGGTTCAAACAGCGAGAGCCCAACCtagaaaaacatgcaaagaaacaaaattacaaactatTGCCAAGCATTCTATTCTCATTATgtattaaaaaagcaaaattttACCAAAAAAGGATTATCAGTGCAGAATTGTTGCCAAATAGACATGATGCAGAGCACACATAAATCATGAGGTGATATTGATCAAATCAGAGAGAGATTAATAGTCATTGCTGTGAAACATTCTTAGAGgcataaagctgattctggatTAAAAATGTCAATCCAGATATTAATGTTTTAACCACTGCACATTAATCATACTCTGCAACGGTCAAAATATGTCAACATACCCCAATGCTTACCTAATATTGCATATCCTGTTCTAGTAAGCATACAATATGAAAAccataaatctaaaagttgtGTAGTTCTGAGTGGTTACTTTACTTGTAAATAGTTGCAATGCAGAGCAGCAACACCAACATGGGGTAATAGATGTAGAATCCATCAGATATGACAGGCAGCAGCTGCATAGAGCCCATAATCTGACAGATGGAATAAAGAAGACAAAACTGCATCATCACATTTGGTTTCAACTCAAAGATGCACATTTTTCCTTATGCTGAACTTCCTAAAAGGGATCGACCAGTGAAGTATTTGGTAGTTTTGAATGAGAGTGTGTATAAACTCACAGAGGTGTAGGATGTCTGTATTCTGTCCTGGTGTGAGATGCCAGAGTCCATATGAATCAGACCCAGGAAGTTGAGACACAAAGGAGGAGTCAGACGACAAAACAgcctaagtaaaaaaaaaaaaaacagagacatcCCCTGAAATGTTATGGTAGGAGAACGTGCTTGGTCTAAATAGTTTAATCTTTAACTTTGTTTACTAAAgtctcaataaaacaaaattaaaagggAGCATTTAGGTAGAAGAAAACTGAGGTTTTTACCCCATTTCCGAATATTTAGCCTCATATGAAAACTTTCTGTAAAAAATTATGCGAACTCTTTCTGGTATTCTATGTGATGGACATACATGCCGCTGAACTGCAGGCTGTAAGCATCAGTCTGGTGATGCGGCACCAGATGATAGTAGTTAAAGAACCGTATCCTGAACACCGTGGAGTACACGCACACGCACATGAAGAGGATACTGACAAAGCACACCATCTGGTGgagaaaaacattaaaggcTAATGAGATTAACAATAAATGCAGAATATTGACTACAATGCCAATTTCTACGttgggaaataaaaaaaggagtttacctcaataaaaatgtaattgtagTGTTGTTCAGCTTTCTGGACAAAGACAGCAAACAGAGAGAGGACAGGGTGTGCACTGAAGAAGGTACACTCAGACCAGACGACTGCTACAGAGAGGAGAGACAGCAGCACTGCCAGCAGCCTGCAGAAAGTCTTCCTGAACACACACTCCCAGTACCACTCTGAGCATGACAAATAGAAATGCAAGACATGAAAGGTAACacttgggggaaaaaaagcgTCTTAGTTACACATCAAAAACTGTGGATTCAAAGTAATTATCAAGAAAACCCCACTGTATGCATGAGTCTGGTTTGTGATAAAAATGGGACTTCATATATCCTCCACAAAACATGTTGGCAATCACTTGTGATGTGTGCAGCTAcaacagcattttattttactttttcaagccaaaaaaaacccaaaatagtTGCTTGAAATTATACATACATAGACATTCTAATTTGAACATCTGGATATGCCTACAAAAAAAACCAATGATAAGAAGAAAACAGACCAGgtcaaaaaatttttatttgaatgtaaTAAACTATATCCctagaaaaaaaagataaaaaatgtacttttatcaTCATTTAAAGatacaattttttatttctaaagaatGCTGTCATTCAGAAGACTGATTGAAAGATTTGTTAaaggctgaaaaacaaaataccagtggttgaatttgtttcaaaatattttgtccAATCAGTCTGTTCAGATGTGGTGTTATTAAATATGTCCTTGGCTGCACTGATCACGAGTACAAATGTTCACAAGTGGGCATACAAAGCATTTGAGTTCACAGAGGTAAATGGGgtttctaaaaacattaaaatctttCAGTGTCAAAAATATTATGTATGTTGAAATATTTACACATTAGGAAATATACCTTATCTGTAAATTGAAGATTTTGGCCCTGGATGAACTCACCTACAGTAGGGGTGTAGATGAACCTGCGGACCCAGACGAGGTGGTTTGACGAGGAGCTTTTGGTGATGACTCGTAATGGACTGCTCTGGCTTTTAGCAACATCTTCTAGATGAAAGGCCTCATCCAACAAGAGGGACCACTCAACCTGAGTCTGGCTGTGCTTCTGCACTGCAGAAATGACctaaattaaacacaaacaaagcacaGCTTTATTTAACTCTCACTGACGCTTTTGACCTGCTTCCTTACAATCGATAatgcaaatgaaaagaaaatagttACCTTTTCATGAAGTTTGATTAAGCCACTTTTGGTAGGATTAGCATCGTGTTCATGACGAGAGTTTTCCACGTTTCTTCCCATCTCCTCCTGGTACCTAGTAGGACACTGGAATTCACATGCAGGGTGTTTCACTGAGTTGCAGCATCATGCGACAATACAATGCAACATGCACAGTGAAAAGAAGACTGGCATTGCTTAGTTAACAAGAGGCCTTGTGTGTTTCCCACCTTTGTCAAAATAGTGTCCACACATTTCCTGAGTGTGTGGTTGAACCTTATAGACTCACTGATGACTGCGACTTCCTGacgaaaacatttttttttttacaattacaaacaggaaaacacagataaaacaacataaaggtAACATAAAgctttgcatttaaaatattttctgatctAGCTGAAATATAACATCTAAAAACTCTCACCTCCATAACATCCGCCAAGTTCTCCTCCGCTGCAGCTTTCTCAGTTGCCAGTTTCGCTACCTTAAAGTAGGCCTTGGCCAGCAAGAAACTATTTGAAGACGAGAGCCAATAAGAACGCGGGATCTCCACCAAGCCATAGCCAAGCAACAGCACCAAAAGGAACAGGCCCCAGGTGTTAGCAGCTGCTATACCGATGGTCTGGAGCTCTGCCCTGCATAAGTTTTatgatgaaaaaacaaaacaaaaacaaaagcccaGAGCAATGTATGTAACATATAATAGATTTTCCatatgtttagttttttcttgACGAATTTAAACACTCTTGACGTACCACGTAAGTTTGAGTTTTAGGTGAAATGCCGCATAGATCAGCAagaggatgaagatgaggaaGTAGGTCCCATAATAAATTGCATTTTCGATGAGAGCTGTTTTAACCTTCCCAAGAATGGAGAAAGCTCCAGAACGTGCATAGGATTGCATGAAGGGCAACAGCAGCCTGAGAACAGAGGAAAGACAGAgtcaacacacacaaatatgttATTTTCTCTTAATTAGAAGTGTAATTTATCATAGTGTCTCAGTGTGTTCATGGGTCAGGGAGATGTAAGGAGCTCACCATGTTAGAAACTGCGAAGTCCAGTACACAACTCTCCAAAACACTGGCAGGACACCCTCTGGGATGTAACTCCAGGGCTTCACGCACACGTTTGCTGCACTGAAGTATCCGAGCATACACACAGAGTCACATATAACAAAGCTAAAACAGCTCACAACAAATTTTCACGCTTGGATTTGGATTGTTCCATGGTTacataaacaaagtacaaaatattttatccaGTACActgaaaaaagaatttaaatgtggcagaaatctacagaaaaaaaccctccttgaagctgttttttttatttatttactgtcaCAATCATAAATACTGTTTGGTCTAATCTGATATTTCAATGGCTTAAATACTTGTAGCTAGTAGATTGACAGAGAAAACTGCCGGCACCTCAGAGAGGTATCTTTTAGAAGTCAGCATTGAGGATTTATTAGATATCATTGGCAGCAAATTACAGCAACCAGATGTTTATTTGTGGCTTTTTATAAATTCCTTGTAACAAATCAGTAACAAGCAGATGTTATACTTCAGGcacctgttaaaaaaaaaaaaggtgtccGTGAGGTTTCCTTCCAGTCAACAAAGACTGTTGTCCCCCACCCACTGGACAGACCTGTATGCAACCTTGATCGCACGCACTGAATACTTACTGAGAGGTCTTGTTCCAACACATGAACGAATTCTTCCAAGCAGAAATTAAGTGGGTGTCTACAAGCTATACATCACATTGCATGCGGTTATAGCTGATCATGTCAGCAGCCAAGTATAATAAGTATAATAATTTTCATACCAAAATAATCCTTAAATAACCTTTGGAAGAGCCACATAGTCGTCATCAACATGGAGAATCTTAAAGTGAGCAAAATGACTTGATATTTATTGAGGGAAGTGTCCATGTCAAAATGGtttcaaagaaaatattttctgtttaacaaAAAGTAATGAACTATTAGAGGAAACACCAACTGGAGGAGCACACTGACCCTGATCTGACAAAATGAGACACTCAATGCAAGAAATACttcaacaatttattttaccTTGACCGCTGGGAAAAAGCTAAACCAGAGTCAGGCTGATCAGACTGTTCACCGTGGGATGCAGGGGGAGTGTGGCTTGAATTGTAATGCAGGCACTGGTTATAGATGGTCTAAGAAAACAGCAAAGCAAAAATTATGACGCAAACACATTCAAGGTAGCCAACCAGTGAAAAATGCTTGTTACTAAAGTACAAAGGTTATAGGCAAACCCACACTTTACACTTGTCAAATCGTGTTTATCTttacaaacaaacaataatatTGCTTTTGATTCTGTTTTTCATGAACTGTACCGTGCTGACATCAAGTGGCAGGATGAATACGATGAGGAAGCAGAGGTACCAGGACAGAAGGGTCCCTAACAGGACCAGACGCTGCTGCTTCCTCAAATCTCCATAACAATGGAGAAGGTAGAGGGCcaggaagaaaacaacaacaatcacAACAGACAATGCAGCAGCAGTCATGCCGGTAAATGATCAGATCTGAGGTCGAAACCTCATGATGACAGCCGGCCTGATGGGAAACGAGAGACGGAGACAAGGAAATAAGACATGAGCTGAGCATGAAAAATCATGGGGAAATGATCATTTAACAGAAATAGAAGAACGCATGTTCCGATAGACATGTGACATTTGTTTAAATTGCAAACTGACACGAATACGAAAAATCAAGCTAAAACACCAAAACTGTATCATTACTTTAACTGTTGATGCTGTTGTCTTTTAATAGTGTTTACAAGGTTTTGAAACATCATATCGGGCCCAGCTTCAGTTGATCACAAACTTCTATTACTACTGGATTGTGCAACACCTGGACTTCATAAACAAAACAGTCTCAAGCGGTATATAAAGAACTACAGACAGGTAAACCTTACCTTTGACGATTCCTTGTTTGGCTAAAGTTTACTTAACACGTAAATACTCCGTTTTTTCCTTCCAACTCCAACTGTTGTACGAAACCTTTGAAACTACTTTACACAGCGAACGTAGTTACGTACTCCAACACGTAGTTTCGCGACACATCAAGGAATTGTGGGTATTGTAGGACACACAGAGGCGCAGTATGGAGGGGAATTTGAATAGGACCCCTGACTGACAGGGGCCCGAAAAAAATGGGTCAAGATTAATAAACATAATCAAGCATAGATATACACGTATAATAAAGTTAACAATGTCTTTATGTTTACTTGTTTTTGGCAGTAAAAGTTAATTGTCCAAACATTCATGTTGTATTGACATAAAATGATTTCTTTGTTTAGAGCAACATTAAGAAGTTAGGAATGTCAGTGATGACCACGCTGCCtagaaacataataaaatcagGTTTCCTCTTTGCTAGGCA harbors:
- the LOC124877144 gene encoding G-protein coupled receptor-associated protein LMBRD2B-like, with translation MTAAALSVVIVVVFFLALYLLHCYGDLRKQQRLVLLGTLLSWYLCFLIVFILPLDVSTTIYNQCLHYNSSHTPPASHGEQSDQPDSGLAFSQRSSAANVCVKPWSYIPEGVLPVFWRVVYWTSQFLTWLLLPFMQSYARSGAFSILGKVKTALIENAIYYGTYFLIFILLLIYAAFHLKLKLTWAELQTIGIAAANTWGLFLLVLLLGYGLVEIPRSYWLSSSNSFLLAKAYFKVAKLATEKAAAEENLADVMEEVAVISESIRFNHTLRKCVDTILTKCPTRYQEEMGRNVENSRHEHDANPTKSGLIKLHEKVISAVQKHSQTQVEWSLLLDEAFHLEDVAKSQSSPLRVITKSSSSNHLVWVRRFIYTPTVEWYWECVFRKTFCRLLAVLLSLLSVAVVWSECTFFSAHPVLSLFAVFVQKAEQHYNYIFIEMVCFVSILFMCVCVYSTVFRIRFFNYYHLVPHHQTDAYSLQFSGMLFCRLTPPLCLNFLGLIHMDSGISHQDRIQTSYTSIMGSMQLLPVISDGFYIYYPMLVLLLCIATIYKLGSRCLNLLGFYQYITDNDWTSDLVDEGRELIRRERRMRQKAEDGQNRRLAWRKRYGVQATSGQGRAGYTELNDNDDSPETQTRISVTGEAGNEYEQQTRLLQDNPSDDSLPNRRSTAGRYLSLSPSVTGVFDDV